In the Geobacter sp. FeAm09 genome, one interval contains:
- a CDS encoding DUF4337 domain-containing protein — MSEEKEKWQGWLALSTAIVAVLAALTTLYMGKFSSRAIMAQGQESDQWAYYQAKSIKQHNFEMSRKALELQYHAQKGLPPAVAAEYEKTLAKYGEEIKRYDGDKKEIKDKAETIAKTKLKAQEMGGNFAYALIFLQIAIMLSSLASLTKRHYLWYIAMGCNLGWLFFFLDAWLLFY; from the coding sequence ATGTCGGAAGAGAAGGAAAAATGGCAGGGATGGCTGGCGCTTTCCACGGCCATCGTGGCGGTCCTGGCCGCCCTGACCACGCTCTACATGGGAAAATTCTCGTCCCGCGCCATCATGGCCCAGGGGCAGGAGAGCGACCAGTGGGCCTATTATCAGGCCAAAAGCATCAAGCAGCACAACTTTGAAATGAGCAGGAAGGCGCTGGAGTTGCAGTACCATGCCCAGAAGGGGCTGCCGCCCGCAGTGGCCGCCGAGTACGAGAAGACCCTGGCCAAATACGGCGAGGAGATCAAGCGCTACGATGGCGACAAAAAGGAGATCAAGGACAAGGCCGAGACGATCGCCAAGACCAAGCTCAAGGCCCAGGAGATGGGGGGGAACTTCGCCTATGCCCTCATCTTCCTCCAGATCGCCATCATGCTCTCGTCCCTGGCCAGCCTGACCAAACGCCACTATCTCTGGTACATCGCCATGGGGTGCAACCTGGG
- a CDS encoding 1,4-dihydroxy-6-naphthoate synthase: protein MNHSLTLGFSPCPNDTFMFYPLVHGLVDTRGISYRERLEDVETLNRLALRNELDVTKVSYHALGHIRDEYALLRSGSALGRGCGPLLVAKAPLDPSDLRGKTIAVPGRLTTALLLLRLFDPTLKNFLVMPFNEIMDAVLSGNVDAGVIIHESRFTYQGFGLHKMLDLGEWWERESGLPIPLGGIVARRSLGADTIAAIEGALKDGVAYSRANPASAAHYIHEHAQEMNEEVCSAHIGLYVNDFSNDLGDEGVRAIHCLMERAEKAGIVPASAAALFI, encoded by the coding sequence ATGAATCATTCTCTCACCCTCGGTTTTTCCCCCTGTCCCAACGATACCTTCATGTTCTACCCACTCGTCCACGGCCTGGTGGACACCCGCGGCATCTCCTACCGCGAGCGGTTGGAGGACGTGGAGACCCTCAACCGGTTGGCCCTCAGGAATGAGCTGGACGTCACCAAGGTTTCCTACCACGCCCTGGGACATATCCGCGACGAGTACGCCCTGCTCCGCTCCGGCAGCGCCCTGGGACGGGGCTGCGGGCCGCTCCTGGTGGCAAAGGCCCCTCTCGACCCCTCTGATCTGCGCGGCAAGACCATCGCCGTTCCGGGACGCCTTACCACGGCGCTGCTCCTGCTGCGCCTGTTCGACCCCACCCTGAAAAACTTCCTGGTCATGCCCTTCAACGAGATCATGGACGCCGTCCTGAGCGGCAACGTGGATGCCGGCGTGATCATCCACGAATCCCGCTTCACCTACCAGGGGTTCGGCCTGCACAAGATGCTCGACCTGGGGGAGTGGTGGGAGCGGGAAAGCGGTCTGCCGATCCCCCTGGGGGGCATCGTCGCCAGGCGCTCCCTCGGCGCCGACACCATCGCCGCCATCGAGGGCGCACTAAAGGACGGCGTCGCCTACTCCCGGGCCAATCCCGCCTCTGCGGCCCATTACATCCACGAACACGCCCAGGAGATGAACGAGGAGGTCTGCTCGGCCCACATCGGCCTGTATGTCAACGACTTCTCCAACGATCTGGGGGACGAAGGGGTGAGGGCCATTCACTGCCTCATGGAGCGGGCCGAAAAGGCGGGCATCGTCCCGGCCTCCGCGGCGGCGCTCTTCATCTGA